One stretch of Nitratiruptor tergarcus DSM 16512 DNA includes these proteins:
- a CDS encoding HD-GYP domain-containing protein, which translates to MNSILLQQKLSDATFYIAINFWYVFLIIAILFFLLSIKLFKDKAILKYKLRNQNDAFEKLSHLRKIGEIEAFLGYYCKIIEADVLALYLRRGDIYILESKSNELKDIEVPPRVYKRELKEYKKLSSYHIYYLESHYEKALLAIFTKKELAIEEIRGFLDMFLAYYERLNELYKEINLTTIFDSSKNLLTNIMKYQHGTETFLKFVVSLLLKTTHATGMVLKNRENPKKIDIFKHPQEYRFKKDFYIRNTPYILEIYTKDPMSEKEITEVGSFLDLAGSYFENLDASSKMVANYVDFLKLSNKALEMQSKYFRNHAQKVKLVSIEIGKNLFLDEASIDILALGAELHDIGMIGKIENFLDSGKIDKKELDLIRYHPIVGSVIVEPINNVYPIAPIIKYHHERFDGTGYPYGLKGKDIPLLAQIVALAEYYIGVTSPRAYRKAYSHEEALADIKKQKDKLVEGNIIDAFVQNHEGIREKLQVLQTKENL; encoded by the coding sequence GTGAACAGCATACTTCTGCAGCAAAAACTAAGTGATGCAACATTTTATATAGCCATCAATTTTTGGTATGTTTTTTTAATAATTGCGATTCTCTTTTTTCTACTCTCTATAAAACTTTTTAAAGATAAAGCTATTTTGAAATATAAACTACGGAATCAAAATGATGCTTTTGAAAAGCTTTCACATCTAAGAAAAATTGGTGAAATAGAAGCATTTTTGGGCTATTACTGTAAAATTATAGAAGCTGATGTTTTAGCACTCTATCTACGCAGAGGTGACATTTATATTTTAGAGAGTAAGAGTAATGAACTAAAAGATATCGAAGTACCACCACGTGTCTATAAACGTGAACTCAAAGAGTATAAAAAACTCTCTTCTTATCATATCTATTACCTTGAATCTCATTATGAAAAAGCATTGTTAGCTATTTTTACTAAAAAAGAGTTGGCAATAGAAGAGATAAGAGGATTTTTGGATATGTTCTTGGCCTATTATGAGCGTCTGAATGAACTGTATAAAGAGATTAATCTCACTACTATTTTTGATAGTTCAAAAAACCTTTTAACAAATATTATGAAATACCAACATGGCACTGAGACTTTTTTAAAGTTTGTTGTCTCTTTGTTACTTAAAACAACACATGCTACTGGAATGGTGCTTAAAAACAGGGAAAACCCTAAAAAGATAGATATTTTTAAACATCCTCAAGAGTACCGTTTTAAAAAAGATTTCTATATTCGCAACACTCCATATATTTTGGAAATTTATACTAAAGATCCTATGAGTGAAAAAGAGATTACAGAAGTTGGTTCTTTTCTTGATTTGGCAGGGAGCTATTTTGAAAATCTTGATGCCAGCAGTAAGATGGTGGCAAATTATGTAGATTTTCTCAAACTCTCCAATAAAGCTTTAGAGATGCAAAGCAAATACTTTAGGAATCATGCACAAAAAGTGAAATTGGTAAGCATTGAAATAGGAAAGAATCTCTTTTTAGATGAGGCGAGTATCGACATACTTGCTTTGGGTGCAGAACTACATGATATAGGAATGATAGGCAAAATAGAAAACTTTCTTGATAGTGGAAAAATAGATAAAAAAGAGCTGGATCTCATTCGTTACCATCCTATTGTTGGAAGTGTTATAGTTGAGCCCATTAACAATGTTTATCCCATTGCACCTATTATCAAATATCATCATGAACGTTTTGATGGAACAGGTTACCCCTATGGCCTCAAAGGTAAAGATATTCCTCTCTTAGCGCAAATAGTAGCATTGGCAGAGTACTATATAGGAGTAACAAGTCCTCGAGCTTACCGCAAAGCTTATTCGCATGAAGAAGCACTAGCAGATATAAAGAAACAAAAGGATAAACTTGTTGAAGGAAATATTATCGATGCTTTTGTGCAAAATCATGAAGGCATTAGAGAAAAATTACAAGTTTTACAAACAAAAGAGAATTTATAA
- a CDS encoding efflux RND transporter periplasmic adaptor subunit, protein MNVKTLTFFILIPLLFLGCAKTVEEKEIKKSKNGISIRLEGTVYPSNEKDIIAPTTGRIKQIFVKSGDRVKQGKLLAKFHTVITKFDIEKTQQELEYLVQLKKFLKHSKKHNVNLALVNIAREKLEKLSKLKSQGLANSIEYNNAKALYASSLHSKYSEGESKAEKLQFLDERIAITKNELKKLQHRLALSEIRSDIDGFVADLKMQVGDYVAKGTKLGHIVNLDKVIVKAGIAPGLIPFIKKGKKVRIDFITTPPYHVEAKISRVVMIVDPDFKRMTAEIVIPNKNYLLQPETKALVTVYLTKKEQEFIKNNFLENPKKTVYEVKSFNY, encoded by the coding sequence ATGAATGTAAAAACATTAACTTTTTTTATACTCATACCACTTCTTTTTTTGGGATGTGCAAAAACAGTAGAAGAAAAAGAGATTAAAAAAAGCAAAAATGGTATCTCCATTAGATTAGAAGGTACAGTCTATCCAAGTAATGAGAAAGATATTATTGCACCTACTACAGGAAGAATCAAACAAATCTTCGTCAAATCTGGCGATCGTGTAAAACAAGGAAAACTTCTTGCAAAATTCCACACAGTAATCACAAAATTTGATATTGAAAAAACGCAACAAGAGTTAGAGTATCTCGTACAACTCAAAAAATTTCTCAAACATAGCAAAAAACACAATGTCAATCTTGCTCTTGTAAATATTGCAAGAGAAAAACTTGAAAAACTCTCAAAACTAAAATCGCAAGGACTAGCAAATAGTATAGAGTATAACAATGCAAAAGCCCTTTATGCATCAAGTCTTCATTCAAAATATAGCGAAGGTGAGTCTAAAGCAGAAAAATTGCAGTTTTTGGATGAACGTATAGCTATTACAAAAAATGAGTTAAAAAAACTGCAACACCGGCTCGCTCTGAGTGAAATACGCAGTGATATAGATGGTTTTGTGGCAGATTTAAAAATGCAAGTAGGTGATTATGTTGCAAAGGGAACAAAACTTGGCCATATCGTCAATCTTGATAAAGTTATCGTTAAAGCTGGTATAGCCCCGGGACTCATCCCTTTTATTAAAAAAGGTAAAAAGGTACGCATCGATTTTATTACTACACCTCCCTATCATGTAGAAGCAAAAATTTCTCGTGTAGTAATGATAGTAGATCCTGACTTTAAACGAATGACTGCTGAAATAGTTATTCCTAATAAAAACTATCTATTACAGCCAGAAACAAAAGCTCTTGTAACTGTATATCTCACAAAAAAAGAGCAGGAATTTATCAAAAATAATTTCCTTGAAAATCCCAAAAAAACAGTTTATGAAGTCAAATCATTTAATTACTAA
- a CDS encoding DUF3473 domain-containing protein: protein MMYLPYNYTKYPIWLTIDVEEVEDANFGITPKHPLRIDYAAIINKWIVFCQKHNISSTAFVLGSFAKKYPHIIKALHKNGHEIACHGLRHELVYNLPFDEWQRETQDAKKILEDIIGQEVIGYRAPSWSMPFEKKYYEALVASGFRFTSTYFPFKTYMYGNSIDKKSPFVITTPAGTITEIPLLKNIIPFSGGFYMRVLPFFLIQRLFANLINQGHKPIIYTHPYELLPHLFTRFRKDVKLDVAYFLTFFAVENSLQRFDKILKQFCKDKI, encoded by the coding sequence ATGATGTACTTACCATACAACTACACCAAATACCCAATATGGTTGACTATAGACGTAGAAGAGGTAGAAGATGCTAATTTTGGAATAACACCAAAGCATCCATTACGGATCGATTATGCAGCCATTATAAATAAATGGATAGTTTTTTGTCAAAAACACAATATTTCTTCAACAGCATTTGTTTTAGGGAGTTTTGCCAAAAAATACCCTCACATAATCAAAGCACTTCACAAAAATGGCCATGAAATTGCTTGCCATGGACTTAGACATGAACTTGTTTATAATCTTCCTTTTGATGAGTGGCAAAGAGAAACACAAGATGCTAAAAAAATCCTTGAAGATATAATAGGCCAAGAGGTTATTGGATATCGAGCTCCTAGCTGGAGTATGCCTTTTGAAAAAAAATATTACGAAGCACTAGTAGCGTCAGGCTTTCGCTTCACTTCTACCTATTTTCCATTCAAAACCTATATGTACGGCAATAGCATCGATAAAAAAAGCCCTTTTGTCATTACAACCCCAGCAGGAACCATTACAGAAATTCCTCTGCTTAAAAATATAATCCCTTTTAGTGGAGGATTTTATATGCGAGTCCTTCCCTTTTTTCTTATCCAAAGACTTTTCGCAAACTTAATAAATCAAGGTCATAAGCCGATAATCTATACACATCCGTATGAACTATTGCCACATCTATTTACTCGATTTAGAAAAGATGTGAAGCTTGATGTAGCATACTTTTTAACATTTTTTGCTGTTGAAAATAGTTTGCAAAGATTTGATAAAATTTTAAAGCAGTTTTGCAAGGATAAAATATGA
- a CDS encoding lysylphosphatidylglycerol synthase transmembrane domain-containing protein, whose protein sequence is MKTVIKITIIFLLLLWLFYDIDWYLFFTSLQHLNIIGIILTFLTVFFSDIIISYRWYYLGLFRYSFLTSLEANMLAFFLNIFAPAKLGDLSKIYYLHKKESAKIKDVTAMFLIERFFDVIILGFLILFSTLFIYPEPKAYILVIFIAFITLIFFYLLLQPKRFYRLLQIIPWRKLRLSLYQIYKSLQSFMNIKKIVILTLLSLAVWGGYYLNNFVFFTLATDFHLTFSQIFIASTLAFAVSAIPITPGGIGTFQAAFVLVLGWYGIPKESALSASIVLQFLYILPATLYSIYLFMTKEFL, encoded by the coding sequence ATGAAAACAGTCATCAAAATTACTATTATATTTTTACTACTTCTCTGGCTTTTTTATGATATTGATTGGTATCTTTTCTTTACTAGTCTACAACATCTCAATATTATAGGCATAATCCTTACTTTTTTGACAGTATTTTTCAGTGATATTATCATCTCCTATCGATGGTACTACTTAGGACTCTTTCGCTATAGTTTTCTTACAAGTTTAGAAGCCAATATGCTCGCCTTTTTCCTCAATATATTTGCTCCAGCAAAACTTGGAGATTTGAGTAAAATCTATTATCTTCATAAAAAAGAGAGTGCAAAAATCAAAGATGTTACTGCCATGTTTTTAATTGAAAGATTTTTTGATGTGATCATTTTAGGATTTTTGATACTTTTTAGTACACTTTTTATATATCCGGAACCAAAAGCCTATATTTTAGTAATTTTTATAGCTTTTATCACTCTAATTTTTTTCTACCTTCTTCTACAGCCAAAAAGATTTTATAGATTGCTGCAGATAATTCCTTGGAGAAAATTACGCCTTTCACTCTATCAAATATATAAATCTCTTCAATCTTTTATGAATATAAAAAAGATTGTTATACTTACTCTCCTCTCACTTGCTGTATGGGGAGGTTACTATCTCAATAATTTTGTATTTTTCACTCTTGCAACAGATTTTCATCTCACTTTTTCACAAATATTTATCGCCTCTACACTCGCTTTTGCAGTTTCTGCCATACCAATAACTCCTGGTGGAATAGGTACATTTCAAGCGGCCTTCGTTCTTGTACTTGGATGGTACGGTATACCAAAAGAGAGTGCGTTGAGTGCTTCAATTGTGTTACAATTCCTTTATATCTTACCTGCAACACTTTACAGTATCTATTTATTTATGACAAAAGAGTTTTTATGA
- a CDS encoding GNAT family N-acetyltransferase: MNRVYSKELVQAWKKALIDTYGFEEYMDFLIQPTITGSKYLTYLPMLNYTDRTSDQVSDLLELAKDQNYQIRTLNPTYKEFKELDTVTLRILLKTYDEEELIKSYRKLAQRSIKKDRKNNKIEIKIDHDLDLFYALISAMYKDHGTPIFPKQFIINLHKYLGNKIHFYTFIEDSEVLGSYMVFVDNKILTFQLGGILNKFKKRHNGYYFQHKILVDIISKYDIDIVDFGRSGYNSGTYFFKTRFGAEPVKIDILTNHQKNVYQSYKLAAEIWKKLPKPLTDLIGPKLTKYLVDL, translated from the coding sequence ATGAATAGAGTCTACTCAAAAGAGCTTGTACAAGCATGGAAAAAAGCTCTCATTGATACGTATGGATTTGAAGAGTATATGGATTTTCTTATTCAACCTACAATCACTGGAAGTAAATATCTCACTTATTTACCTATGTTAAATTATACAGATCGCACCTCTGATCAAGTAAGTGATCTCCTCGAACTTGCAAAAGATCAAAATTATCAAATACGTACACTCAACCCCACTTATAAAGAGTTCAAAGAGCTCGACACAGTTACTCTTCGTATATTATTGAAAACTTATGATGAAGAGGAGTTGATAAAAAGCTACCGTAAACTCGCCCAAAGAAGTATTAAAAAAGATAGAAAAAATAACAAAATTGAAATAAAAATAGATCACGATCTTGATCTCTTTTATGCATTGATCTCTGCTATGTATAAAGATCATGGGACTCCTATTTTTCCAAAACAATTCATCATTAATCTACATAAGTATCTTGGCAATAAAATTCATTTCTATACTTTCATTGAAGACTCAGAAGTTCTTGGTAGCTACATGGTTTTTGTAGATAACAAAATTTTAACATTCCAGCTTGGTGGAATCCTCAATAAATTCAAAAAACGCCACAATGGATACTATTTTCAACATAAAATTCTTGTGGATATTATAAGCAAATATGATATAGATATAGTAGATTTTGGTAGATCTGGTTACAATAGTGGTACCTATTTTTTTAAGACGCGTTTTGGTGCAGAGCCTGTAAAAATTGATATCCTTACAAATCATCAAAAAAATGTTTATCAAAGCTATAAATTAGCAGCAGAAATTTGGAAAAAACTTCCTAAACCATTAACTGATTTAATTGGACCAAAACTTACTAAATACCTTGTGGATCTATGA
- a CDS encoding DUF2304 domain-containing protein: MIFVKALLIAILTAVFLLLSFSSRFRTYQRISVILFYLFLAFLILFPQKADKVAAFFGIGRGVDLVIYLSIAILSLIAAILYAKTKINERAITKIVRDIAIMKSRECNE, from the coding sequence ATGATTTTTGTCAAAGCTCTTCTCATTGCAATTCTTACAGCTGTTTTTTTGCTTTTAAGTTTTTCTAGTCGCTTTCGCACATACCAGCGCATTAGTGTTATACTCTTTTATCTTTTTTTAGCATTTCTCATTCTCTTTCCACAAAAAGCTGATAAGGTAGCAGCATTTTTCGGTATTGGACGGGGTGTGGATCTTGTCATATATCTCTCTATTGCTATACTTTCTCTCATAGCAGCAATACTCTATGCAAAAACAAAAATTAATGAGCGTGCTATCACAAAGATTGTTCGCGATATAGCAATTATGAAATCGAGGGAATGTAATGAATAG
- a CDS encoding glycosyltransferase family 2 protein has product MKREVAIVIPLYNEEKVIRKTLQDLKNKRPNDTIIVVDDGSKDRSYYEACVPGVYLLRHIINLGQGAALQTGIDFAKKLGCKYVVTFDSDGQHCADDIEKFIEVLRKDEADIVLCSRFLGKAENIPPLRKNFLRIAALVERVLTGIKLTDVHNGFRAINVAKFPDFVITQNRMSHASEIIDLIKKLKMRYKEMPCTIRYSEYSLSKGQSLMNSVNIIIEFILGKAIK; this is encoded by the coding sequence ATGAAAAGAGAAGTGGCAATAGTCATACCACTCTACAACGAAGAGAAAGTGATACGCAAGACACTACAGGATCTTAAAAACAAAAGACCTAATGATACTATTATAGTTGTAGATGATGGTTCAAAAGACCGTAGCTATTACGAAGCTTGCGTGCCTGGAGTATATCTGTTACGCCATATCATTAATCTTGGACAAGGTGCAGCGCTTCAAACTGGAATCGATTTTGCTAAGAAGCTCGGTTGCAAATATGTAGTCACTTTCGATAGCGACGGCCAACACTGCGCAGATGATATTGAAAAATTCATAGAAGTTTTACGAAAAGATGAAGCAGATATAGTTTTATGCTCAAGATTTTTAGGAAAAGCAGAAAATATTCCTCCATTAAGGAAAAACTTCTTACGTATCGCTGCTTTGGTAGAAAGAGTGCTTACAGGTATAAAACTTACTGATGTGCACAATGGATTTCGTGCTATTAATGTAGCAAAGTTTCCAGACTTTGTCATTACACAAAATCGTATGTCTCATGCTTCAGAAATTATTGATCTTATTAAAAAACTCAAAATGCGCTATAAAGAGATGCCATGTACTATTAGATATAGTGAGTACTCACTTAGTAAGGGACAGTCGCTAATGAATAGCGTCAACATTATTATTGAGTTTATTCTTGGAAAGGCTATTAAATGA
- a CDS encoding tRNA threonylcarbamoyladenosine dehydratase codes for MRFDRCRILFGNDFEKLQKAKILILGVGGVGSFALDCLYRSGISDITIVDFDRYDVTNQNRQIGSEHIGEVKVEVLGKLYPGIKTINAKVDNKWVENFDFSPYDVVIDAIDDIKAKIALAHKCAHKLIASMGSARKCDPTKIETASIWKTHGDPFARKIRYELKKSGFKGDFLAIFSPESPKCTTKGSFVGVTGSFGLAICAKTIERVLNEKRSGNSHTTLQRRESDTQDTTGS; via the coding sequence ATGAGATTTGATAGATGCCGTATACTTTTTGGAAACGATTTTGAAAAACTCCAAAAAGCAAAAATTTTAATTTTAGGAGTTGGAGGTGTTGGTAGCTTTGCCCTTGATTGTCTCTATCGTAGTGGAATAAGTGATATTACCATTGTTGATTTTGACCGCTATGATGTCACCAATCAAAACCGCCAAATTGGAAGCGAGCATATAGGAGAAGTCAAAGTAGAAGTTCTTGGCAAGCTCTATCCAGGTATTAAAACAATTAATGCAAAAGTCGATAATAAATGGGTGGAGAATTTTGATTTTTCTCCATATGATGTAGTCATAGATGCAATAGATGATATAAAAGCAAAAATAGCCCTAGCACATAAGTGCGCTCATAAGCTCATAGCATCCATGGGCAGCGCGAGAAAATGCGACCCGACAAAAATCGAAACCGCATCAATTTGGAAAACACATGGGGATCCTTTTGCAAGAAAGATTCGCTATGAGCTTAAAAAGAGTGGATTTAAGGGGGATTTTTTGGCGATTTTTAGTCCTGAATCGCCAAAATGTACTACAAAAGGGAGTTTTGTAGGTGTAACTGGAAGTTTTGGACTGGCAATTTGTGCTAAAACAATAGAAAGAGTACTTAATGAAAAGAGAAGTGGCAATAGTCATACCACTCTACAACGAAGAGAAAGTGATACGCAAGACACTACAGGATCTTAA
- the surE gene encoding 5'/3'-nucleotidase SurE, with product MRRILITNDDGFESLGLQALIEAVKDLGEILVVVPASEKSACGHSLTLTKPLRFVELADNFYKLEDGTPSDCVYLALHALYPDGIKPDLILSGINRGANMGEDITYSGTVAGAMEAALYDIPAVALSQVCNSNCEETEIKIGYDNAKKVAREIAQKILHEGFPLERRKLLNINIPPVKNIKGYKITKAGYRLYANEAHLHRNPRGLEYWWLGLHPLEWERSEARDCDFEAVYEGYVSITPIKADLTAYEELNKLKNWL from the coding sequence ATGAGAAGAATTTTAATCACTAATGATGATGGATTTGAGTCATTAGGACTGCAAGCTCTTATTGAAGCAGTAAAAGATCTTGGTGAAATTTTAGTAGTAGTGCCAGCAAGTGAAAAGAGTGCTTGTGGCCATAGTCTTACTCTTACAAAACCTCTTCGCTTTGTTGAGCTTGCTGATAATTTTTATAAGCTCGAAGATGGTACTCCAAGTGATTGCGTCTATTTAGCTCTCCATGCTCTCTATCCTGATGGCATAAAGCCAGATCTTATCCTGAGCGGCATCAATAGAGGTGCCAATATGGGAGAAGATATTACCTATTCTGGCACTGTAGCAGGTGCTATGGAAGCAGCCCTCTATGATATTCCAGCTGTAGCTCTTAGCCAAGTATGCAATAGCAATTGCGAAGAGACAGAGATAAAAATAGGTTATGACAATGCTAAAAAAGTAGCGAGAGAAATCGCTCAAAAGATCTTGCATGAGGGTTTTCCTTTGGAACGCAGAAAACTACTCAATATCAATATCCCACCAGTAAAAAATATAAAAGGGTATAAGATTACAAAAGCTGGATATAGACTCTATGCAAACGAAGCACACCTTCACAGAAACCCAAGAGGATTAGAGTACTGGTGGTTAGGACTCCATCCACTTGAGTGGGAAAGAAGCGAAGCAAGAGATTGCGATTTTGAAGCAGTGTATGAGGGTTATGTCTCTATCACTCCCATCAAAGCAGACTTAACAGCATATGAAGAGTTAAATAAACTAAAGAACTGGCTATGA
- a CDS encoding AEC family transporter → MHSFEAVFFVYLFIFIGFIAKKFFQQKIDEKSLVILSVYIFQPFLTFWGLLKKDFDFNLAIAPFIFFGLSLTIIAINYFLAKILFADNKEQSIFIVSSVIGNTGNLGVPLGIALFGEMSLPYTTIVNLANVFMVYSFGAYFYSRGSFDVKKSLLNTIKLPILWFALLAILLNLQGFRPSKNFDMFLQMGAYTAIVIQLLIFGFYLAKISLRILDKRLTIAVTVMKFAVLPFVSFVFLSFIDLEPLTKKIIFMEIMMPLAVANVNLAALYHCKELVVTALIFITTVLFVPLLPLYIKIIERMG, encoded by the coding sequence ATGCATAGCTTCGAGGCAGTTTTCTTTGTTTATCTCTTTATTTTTATTGGATTTATTGCCAAGAAGTTCTTTCAGCAAAAAATAGATGAAAAGAGTCTTGTAATACTCTCAGTCTATATTTTCCAACCATTTTTGACATTTTGGGGGCTGCTCAAAAAAGATTTTGATTTTAATCTTGCAATTGCTCCTTTTATTTTCTTTGGCTTGAGTCTTACTATTATCGCTATCAACTATTTTTTGGCAAAAATACTCTTTGCAGATAATAAAGAGCAATCCATCTTCATCGTCTCCTCTGTCATAGGCAATACTGGTAATTTAGGAGTACCTTTAGGTATTGCTCTTTTTGGTGAAATGAGCCTTCCTTATACCACGATTGTTAATCTTGCCAATGTTTTTATGGTTTATAGCTTTGGAGCCTATTTCTATTCGAGGGGTAGCTTTGATGTGAAAAAATCACTCCTCAATACCATCAAACTTCCTATTTTATGGTTTGCTCTCCTTGCTATATTGCTCAATCTCCAAGGCTTTCGCCCTTCAAAAAATTTTGACATGTTTTTGCAAATGGGAGCTTACACTGCTATTGTGATTCAACTTCTTATTTTTGGTTTCTATCTAGCTAAAATCTCTTTACGTATTTTAGATAAAAGACTCACCATAGCTGTTACAGTGATGAAATTTGCTGTATTACCTTTCGTAAGTTTTGTTTTCTTGTCATTTATAGATCTTGAACCTCTTACAAAGAAGATCATTTTTATGGAAATAATGATGCCTCTAGCAGTAGCAAATGTCAATCTTGCAGCGCTTTACCACTGCAAAGAGCTTGTTGTTACCGCTCTTATATTTATTACTACTGTGCTTTTTGTTCCACTTCTACCTCTGTATATCAAAATTATTGAAAGGATGGGATGA
- the lpxB gene encoding lipid-A-disaccharide synthase yields the protein MKIAISAFEKSANLHLRYLLPHLKYKPIGIFDKSLGDPLVDLQELAVMGFVDAAKKLPFFLQLKKEMVKLAKEADKVLLIDASGFNLPLAKAIKKEYPNKEIIYYILPQAWAWRRGRIKTIEKYVDKALSILPFEKKYYSPNYNIKYVGHPLLDEIKTFKETPTKSDKVVFMPGSRRAEIQSLMPIFKEVRKAIDKEALLVIPQNFDLTIYGDISDFTVTHDAHKALYEAEFGFICSGTATLEASLIGTPLALCYIAKPLDYFLAKQFAKIDRAGLANIMLGDMHPEFLQESVTKENLLQAYKNANPKEFLQKSKKLRQYLAHGSAAEAAREINA from the coding sequence ATGAAAATAGCTATAAGCGCCTTTGAAAAGTCTGCAAATCTGCATTTACGCTATCTTTTGCCTCATTTAAAGTATAAACCTATCGGGATCTTTGACAAAAGCCTTGGGGATCCTCTTGTAGATTTGCAAGAGTTAGCAGTCATGGGCTTTGTAGATGCAGCAAAAAAACTTCCCTTCTTTTTACAGCTTAAAAAAGAGATGGTCAAATTAGCCAAAGAAGCAGATAAAGTACTCCTCATAGATGCAAGTGGATTTAATCTTCCTTTAGCAAAAGCTATTAAAAAAGAGTATCCAAACAAAGAGATTATCTACTATATTCTTCCCCAAGCCTGGGCTTGGAGAAGGGGTAGAATTAAAACAATCGAAAAGTATGTTGACAAAGCCCTCTCCATTCTTCCTTTTGAAAAGAAGTACTATAGCCCAAACTACAATATTAAATATGTAGGGCATCCCCTTTTAGATGAGATAAAAACTTTCAAAGAGACTCCTACAAAGAGTGACAAAGTAGTTTTTATGCCTGGTAGCAGAAGAGCAGAGATCCAATCTCTCATGCCAATTTTCAAAGAGGTAAGAAAAGCCATCGATAAAGAGGCGCTGCTCGTTATACCACAAAACTTTGATCTTACTATCTATGGGGATATAAGTGATTTTACTGTTACTCACGATGCGCATAAGGCGCTCTATGAAGCAGAGTTTGGTTTTATTTGCAGCGGTACTGCAACACTCGAAGCATCTTTGATTGGCACGCCTCTTGCACTTTGCTACATTGCTAAACCACTTGATTATTTTCTTGCCAAGCAGTTTGCAAAAATTGATCGCGCGGGACTTGCAAACATCATGCTTGGAGATATGCATCCAGAATTTTTACAAGAGAGTGTTACCAAAGAAAATCTCTTACAAGCTTATAAAAACGCCAACCCAAAAGAGTTTTTGCAAAAATCCAAAAAACTGAGACAATACCTTGCTCATGGCAGTGCAGCAGAAGCTGCAAGGGAGATCAATGCATAG
- the greA gene encoding transcription elongation factor GreA codes for MENKEPMTEHGYKKLQKEFEALKEERPRVVEEIERAKEHGDLRENAEYHAAKERLAFIDARLTELSDLLARAQVIDPSKLPHTKVGFGSTVKLLDIEEDEEIEYTIVGSTESDPEHGLISYNTPLARQLLGKEEGDEITVKLPKGEIDFEVLEVFYKPIEFRD; via the coding sequence ATGGAAAATAAAGAGCCTATGACAGAGCATGGGTATAAAAAACTGCAAAAAGAGTTTGAGGCACTCAAAGAAGAGAGACCACGCGTGGTAGAAGAGATAGAAAGAGCAAAAGAGCATGGAGATTTAAGAGAGAATGCTGAGTATCATGCAGCAAAAGAGCGCTTAGCTTTTATAGATGCAAGACTCACTGAGCTCTCAGACTTGCTTGCTAGAGCCCAAGTGATCGATCCAAGCAAGCTTCCTCATACAAAAGTTGGATTTGGATCTACTGTGAAGCTCTTAGATATCGAAGAGGATGAAGAGATAGAGTATACAATAGTGGGATCTACTGAGAGCGATCCAGAGCATGGTCTCATCTCATACAATACTCCTCTTGCAAGGCAACTTCTTGGTAAAGAGGAGGGTGATGAGATTACTGTGAAACTGCCAAAAGGTGAGATCGATTTTGAAGTGCTTGAAGTTTTTTATAAACCAATAGAGTTTAGGGATTGA